In Oryza sativa Japonica Group chromosome 11, ASM3414082v1, the following are encoded in one genomic region:
- the LOC4350212 gene encoding ankyrin repeat-containing protein At5g02620, with protein sequence MNRGLLEAATSGDSKSLKNMVSQDPSILLGTTPQGNTCLHISSIHGRESFCKDLMVLSPCLVAKVNLYGETPLLTAVTSGHDALASVLLRCCLELGQSEAILRQDRDGCNALHHAIRSGHKELALELIEAEPALSQGVNKHNESPMFIAAMRDLADVLEKVLEIPNSSHVGACSYNALAAAVRNGNAAIAKKIVEARPWLAREENTKGTSPVHLTVLWDKADVLRVFLEHDQSLGYITTTNGSPLLNAAAYRGHIGAARELLKHCPDAPCCSANGWTCLHQAVQAGNTEFFEFIMRTPQLQRLVNMRDSSGKTALHYTVMKRNPKMVAALLSRKDVDYTMVDNSAQTASSHLWDAKDAKTLIWNEVSMLMLRADPEDATCLSNLLEEAKQKVTNESRKDVKSLTQSYTNNTSLVAILIATITFAAAFTLPGGYSSDDGHPIMARKLAFQAFLISDTLAMCSSLAVAFVCILSRSEDLEFLLYYRTITRNLMWLAYMATTTAFATGLYTVLAPRILWLAIGICFLSILLPVLTKLIGEWPVLKLRFRLGHAFKTKYLDIV encoded by the exons ATGAACAGAGGGCTCCTGGAAGCAGCCACATCAGGTGATTCCAAATCATTGAAGAACATGGTTTCGCAGGATCCAAGCATACTGCTCGGAACAACTCCACAGGGCAACACCTGCCTTCACATATCCTCCATTCATGGCCGTGAGAGCTTCTGCAAAGATTTAATGGTGCTATCCCCGTGTCTTGTCGCTAAAGTCAACTTGTATGGGGAGACACCACTGCTCACTGCGGTGACGAGTGGCCATGATGCTCTGGCCTCAGTTTTACTCAGATGCTGCCTCGAGCTGGGACAGAGCGAGGCAATCTTGAGGCAAGACAGGGATGGATGCAACGCGCTACACCATGCCATCCGCAGTGGCCACAAGGAGCTTGCTCTGGAGCTGATAGAAGCTGAGCCTGCGCTGTCGCAAGGTGTGAACAAGCACAACGAGTCTCCCATGTTCATTGCAGCGATGAGAGATCTCGCAGACGTTCTCGAGAAAGTGCTGGAAATTCCCAATTCTTCTCATGTGGGAGCCTGCAGCTACAATGCTTTGGCTGCTGCTGTGAGGAATGGAAATGCAG CTATTGCTAAGAAGATTGTGGAGGCACGTCCTTGGCTGGCCAGagaagaaaacacaaaagggaCTTCTCCGGTGCACCTCACTGTACTCTGGGATAAGGCTGATGTGCTACGAGTATTCTTGGAACATGACCAGTCTTTAGGATATATAACAACCACAAATGGCTCACCCCTCCTCAATGCTGCCGCATACCGAGGTCACATTGGTGCAGCTCGTGAGCTTCTGAAGCATTGTCCAGATGCTCCCTGTTGCAGTGCGAATGGCTGGACATGCCTGCATCAAGCTGTGCAAGCTGGTAATACAGAGTTCTTTGAGTTCATCATGAGGACACCGCAACTCCAGAGACTCGTAAACATGCGGGATAGCAGCGGAAAGACTGCTCTACATTACACGGTCATGAAGCGTAATCCGAAGATGGTTGCCGCTCTACTGTCTCGGAAAGACGTTGACTACACAATGGTTGACAACAGTGCACAGACAGCAAGCTCGCATCTATGGGATGCCAAGGATGCTAAGACTCTCATCTGG AATGAAGTGTCTATGCTTATGTTGAGAGCTGATCCAGAAGATGCAACATGTCTTTCTAACCTTCTTGAGGAAGCCAAGCAAAAGGTAACTAATGAATCAAGGAAAGATGTCAAGTCACTGACTCAATCATACACAAACAACACTTCTTTGGTGGCAATCCTCATCGCAACAATCACCTTCGCTGCTGCTTTCACCTTACCTGGAGGATATAGCAGCGATGATGGGCATCCTATCATGGCTAGAAAGCTGGCATTTCAGGCATTCTTGATCTCTGACACCTTAGCTATGTGCTCCTCACTTGCTGTTGCCTTCGTGTGCATCCTGTCTAGGTCAGAGGACCTTGAGTTCTTGCTCTACTATAGAACCATTACTAGAAACCTCATGTGGTTGGCATACATGGCAACCACAACAGCATTTGCCACTGGGTTATACACTGTTCTTGCCCCTCGCATCCTGTGGTTGGCTATTGGAATTTGTTTTCTATCAATCTTATTGCCTGTTCTGACTAAGCTAATTGGTGAATGGCCGGTCTTGAAGCTCAGATTTCGGTTGGGTCATGCTTTTAAGACCAAGTATCTTGATATTGTTTGA